A single region of the Bacteroidota bacterium genome encodes:
- the glyA gene encoding serine hydroxymethyltransferase, with the protein MQRDTVIFDLINQEKSRQEHGIELIASENFTSPQVMEAMGSVLTNKYAEGLPGKRYYGGCEIVDQVENLAIDRLKQMFGATWANVQPHSGAQANAAVMLGCLNPGDKILGFDLSHGGHLTHGSPVNFSGKLYVPSFYGVEQETGLIDWNKVEAKAQQEKPKMIICGASAYSRDWDYARLRAIADSVGAILLADISHPAGLIVGKLLNDPIQYCHIVTSTTHKTLRGPRGGIIMMGNDFENPFGQKTLKGDLKMMSAVLDGAVFPGTQGGPLEHVIAAKAVAFGECLTDDYKTYVKQVAVNAQAMAKAFVNRGYKIISGGTDNHLMLIDLRSKNLTGKLAEAALGKAEITINKNMVPFDDKSPFVTSGIRVGTAAITTRGMMESDMEQIVDYIDIALMNNENESKLADIRKNINDWMVKFPLYK; encoded by the coding sequence ATGCAAAGAGATACCGTTATATTTGATTTAATCAATCAGGAAAAAAGCCGCCAGGAACATGGCATTGAATTAATTGCTTCAGAAAACTTTACCAGTCCACAAGTAATGGAAGCTATGGGCAGTGTATTAACCAATAAATATGCAGAAGGCTTACCGGGTAAACGTTATTACGGTGGCTGTGAAATAGTTGATCAGGTAGAAAATTTAGCGATTGACAGATTAAAACAAATGTTTGGTGCTACCTGGGCCAATGTACAACCACACTCAGGTGCGCAAGCCAATGCTGCCGTTATGTTAGGTTGCTTAAATCCGGGCGATAAAATTTTAGGTTTCGACCTTTCACATGGTGGGCATTTAACACATGGCTCACCCGTTAATTTTTCAGGTAAATTATATGTTCCTTCATTTTACGGAGTAGAACAAGAAACAGGATTAATAGACTGGAATAAAGTAGAGGCAAAAGCCCAACAGGAAAAACCAAAAATGATTATTTGTGGTGCTTCTGCCTACAGTCGCGATTGGGATTACGCCCGTTTGCGTGCCATTGCTGATAGTGTAGGGGCTATTTTATTGGCCGATATTTCACATCCTGCAGGATTAATAGTAGGTAAATTATTAAACGACCCTATTCAATATTGCCATATAGTTACCTCAACAACTCATAAAACCTTACGTGGCCCACGTGGTGGAATTATTATGATGGGTAACGATTTTGAAAATCCATTTGGACAAAAAACCTTAAAAGGCGATTTGAAAATGATGAGCGCTGTATTAGATGGCGCTGTATTCCCCGGAACACAAGGTGGTCCGTTAGAGCACGTAATTGCGGCTAAAGCAGTAGCTTTTGGCGAGTGTTTAACTGACGATTATAAAACATACGTAAAACAAGTAGCAGTAAATGCACAAGCTATGGCCAAAGCATTTGTAAACCGTGGTTATAAAATTATTTCAGGTGGAACCGATAACCATTTAATGTTAATAGACCTACGCAGTAAAAACCTGACAGGTAAATTAGCAGAAGCAGCTTTAGGCAAAGCCGAGATTACCATTAACAAAAACATGGTTCCTTTCGATGATAAATCGCCATTTGTAACCAGCGGAATTAGAGTTGGAACAGCAGCCATTACCACACGTGGTATGATGGAAAGCGATATGGAACAAATAGTAGACTATATTGACATAGCTTTAATGAACAACGAAAACGAAAGCAAGCTGGCTGATATTAGAAAAAACATCAACGACTGGATGGTTAAGTTCCCATTGTACAAATAG
- a CDS encoding LysE family transporter, which produces MVQTILKGYATGLILSLSFGAGFFSLLHASISKGYKKGLLIALGMLLSDLFFVALCVFAASFVSNQLQKLDTEIRIVGFIALIVLGVSTYLKKAAHPSEIKTTGNKNILYIMKGIIINSINPLTLLFWLGLAAFVKSSLPTLFEVVLFFSVTLGAMFFHQFIICYSANKVKHLFSVRMQQLLNHIIGVVFIIVAFAMLWPVIKPYFENIV; this is translated from the coding sequence TTGGTTCAAACAATTTTAAAAGGTTATGCCACTGGATTAATTCTTTCGCTTTCATTTGGCGCTGGTTTTTTTTCATTGTTACATGCAAGTATTAGCAAAGGTTATAAAAAGGGTTTATTAATAGCATTGGGTATGTTATTAAGCGATTTGTTTTTTGTAGCCCTTTGTGTATTTGCAGCATCATTTGTTTCAAACCAATTACAAAAACTCGATACCGAAATTCGCATAGTAGGTTTTATAGCCTTAATTGTTTTAGGGGTTAGCACCTACCTGAAAAAAGCTGCCCACCCAAGTGAAATAAAAACAACGGGCAATAAAAATATACTGTATATTATGAAAGGCATTATAATTAACAGCATTAATCCGCTTACCTTGTTATTTTGGTTAGGTTTAGCCGCTTTTGTAAAAAGTAGTTTACCCACTTTGTTTGAAGTGGTTTTGTTTTTCAGTGTTACCTTAGGAGCTATGTTTTTTCATCAGTTTATTATTTGTTACTCAGCCAATAAAGTAAAACATTTATTTTCAGTAAGAATGCAGCAATTGCTCAATCATATTATAGGCGTTGTTTTTATAATAGTTGCTTTTGCCATGCTTTGGCCCGTTATAAAACCCTATTTTGAAAATATAGTTTAA